A window from Hymenobacter volaticus encodes these proteins:
- a CDS encoding energy transducer TonB, producing the protein MMDNTQLGRASLNDIVFEGRNKAYGAYVLRRLYSKHVTRALLIAIAVFALLVSFPLIARLFRDETVVEDDKMLKENVLMDAPPLDETKPPPPPPPPEAPPPPPPKLSTIKFTPPVVKKDEEVKKVEEIPDQKELEDKVVAAKTVEGNTDNPMDLNGLEGEGTKVVEEVVEQKVYQYVEQMPVFPGGQEALLAAIQKGATYPALALRNQIEGKVFISFVVGPDGAVTDVKVQKGIGGGCDESAVASVKKLPKFSPGKQNGRAVSVSYTVPVTFAIK; encoded by the coding sequence GATAACACCCAACTAGGGCGGGCTTCCCTCAACGATATTGTTTTCGAAGGCCGTAACAAAGCCTACGGAGCCTATGTGTTGCGGCGCTTGTATTCCAAGCACGTCACCCGCGCCCTTCTCATCGCCATTGCCGTCTTTGCCTTACTCGTGAGCTTCCCGCTGATTGCGCGGTTGTTCCGCGACGAGACTGTGGTAGAGGACGACAAGATGTTGAAGGAGAACGTTCTGATGGATGCTCCTCCATTGGACGAAACGAAACCACCACCACCCCCGCCGCCACCAGAGGCGCCACCACCACCACCGCCGAAACTCTCTACCATTAAGTTCACTCCTCCCGTTGTAAAGAAGGACGAGGAAGTGAAAAAGGTAGAAGAGATTCCAGATCAGAAGGAACTGGAGGATAAAGTGGTTGCTGCCAAAACTGTGGAAGGCAATACCGACAACCCAATGGACCTAAATGGTTTAGAAGGTGAAGGTACCAAGGTGGTAGAGGAAGTAGTAGAGCAGAAGGTTTATCAGTACGTGGAACAGATGCCCGTATTCCCTGGTGGACAAGAAGCTTTGCTAGCCGCTATCCAGAAAGGCGCTACTTATCCAGCGCTGGCTCTCCGTAACCAGATTGAAGGCAAAGTCTTCATCTCTTTTGTGGTAGGCCCAGACGGTGCAGTAACAGATGTGAAGGTTCAAAAAGGTATCGGTGGTGGCTGCGACGAATCAGCAGTTGCTTCGGTTAAGAAACTTCCTAAGTTCTCTCCTGGTAAGCAAAACGGTCGGGCAGTAAGTGTATCTTACACAGTGCCTGTAACTTTCGCTATCAAGTAA